In Fusarium oxysporum Fo47 chromosome VII, complete sequence, the following proteins share a genomic window:
- a CDS encoding Helitron helicase-like domain at N-terminus-domain-containing protein — METESLSDLFRRLDARNRENVALAGLGIRTSADIFEAIQSQYEHSRSQRNAAYGGSVVSPALVDLGIRTSADILEALNGENGQKSGDMSSRRRHRLHRKPGIMSSGQGQVVDSAEGTVENGPQEEPRHRSELKRSGPRSDDGQLPHKRPRTVERQERSESEQVQDLANVLGVLEEDFAEKERLSDDQTWCTPVSHERKAKTVEEFYKAFHDMRTLPVLTCMFCYRKHSRAELQYVDWDWWVANAIEKRDGSPFKCVQCFPVGQKILGCADCVGYLGRVALSAAARLHAQLGCEHMFPDELKDLTLVEEKLIALNSCYGFITKHSVSDGHRQGATYPRHVKGHITVFPNNVQELATNVLPHPLLKVMDDVHISWQGQEKPAPSDLSTLLSVRRNAVEKALLWLKRHNPLYADIEIDEAELDSWDAPSHGVPSQVFDRLERNEPSAREKMQTAHIVPPTERDIDDHEPVDIQEIMASLAEGLSTSGEPEVDGFASGEDGDDWVGNNRDRVDETESSGMFNLDGRPDIPDAEKLRYLVKSMGEVGPGEHTHGSTWKGSAKVRHGGAVEPYIVVSRGEVFADSFDTRFLAKTFPSLFPLGKGGPRQAEEHSKDATGQVHPIFELETAAQHLVSSRNMSLEAWVKMVIQRHGGRFATHPVFPFLVFNIGVRSRNRRVSMASMRRSDFPDVERTIQDLTASRLEKARGELEACGKTADPDVNRLLRNLSLYGYRQPMSRESRLTMRRKIKSLIIRYGIPAIWFTLNPNDITNPIKLKLAAYRTRETGGAEEYLKSLDQAYKRARLAISDPLSSAIFFQYYVMVGKDSVFGRVSQYYGAVETNERGALHLHGLLWLQGNMYLSSLLSDVQGEEQAAYRQRVTEYVDSVFTEDLDEESFARVRAIAASTQPQPGEPMEQGNDSGAATQPRYILHCDKIIFTERALSQVEVLAHFQGYETELTNSTAWTFLNVCTLYWHIFRRWPLLRRAAGEGELDESIGETVLLGKARQRISLLQAYPYRGQRLEGLAFYDYMSVVKLKRKGGCVRSGEVELDRAWPLSASWIQILRHPNQLAAVCLDGYLGMDFTEEDDSYYRRALTIVMTGFRAAVQHLGLFIPWHAFLCESSGEINRIWETQKTCLSKRMTWLADNIQLLRRSAEDVARDARQWAALSGEGDPTADAVGSGSTEGHDAQGVEHRPGGVGLATRLIDVLRNAMTRKEITAGSKEISCMVEQMYRFQATALNSTDDLRATVIPDHGAHILGGSISWAEIPRQEQLRSIKSQQNGLSREREKMIQGLQNQLGGTAAADGVAAHSGSDRPGQQDDPTTHADQRGPSTGVMFGSSTSFCETGRQVAESFTLNQRQSIALQLICRQLDRMRRDDNEPPQLCQFIGGEGGTGKSRVIAAIAELFVRTGQSHRLLLTATSGTAAANINEITIHSACRFSKDTVARVGRAGDPDGFASSGSAALRIDGQTKMDWQEKQVLVIDEVSMLGARTLHGANEQLCRLRESARDFGGIPIVIFCGDFHQFRPVQERSILLPSASTTWEGDNGFGIEQRRQHDTAHALWRKFTTVVLLDEQVRAAQDPRLRGLLTRIRKGVQDQSDVEYLNSHCYQEGRRIPWESGITVVTPLNRNRWNLNIEATLAFRKQWQRQVRIFVSEHRWKGNEPTEEEAIMMLGQGDDSTIPVPAVFMFVPGMPVVVNHNTHQGLKLVNGASYTALEVIVDKTFPGYRVSANTILHFGPPAGILLTAETTRDFHFVGMPPGTILLTPMSIKIECQRKRPWQRHDVTRKGLPCTPAFACTDYKVQGRTLRRVALELRGTRTTNIDGKMVPSQCDPYSLYVQLSRCPSLDGVMLVSKARETDLVGNKIPADMAAAEARLELLSRVTVEKAQSWLDG, encoded by the exons ATGGAGACGGAGAGTCTGTCCGATCTGTTCCGTCGCCTAGATGCGCGGAATCGCGAGAATGTGGCACTCGCCGGCCTGGGGATCCGTACATCGGCAGATATCTTCGAGGCTATACAGAGCCAGTATGAGCACTCTAGGAGCCAAAGAAATGCGGCATATGGAGGGTCGGTTGTTAGTCCGGCACTGGTAGATCTGGGCATTCGGACGTCAGCCGACATTCTAGAGGCGTTGAACGGGGAGAACGGCCAGAAAAGTGGTGATATGAGTTCTCGCCGacgccatcgtcttcatcggaAACCGGGGATCATGTCATCAGGCCAGGGCCAAGTCGTTGACAGCGCGGAAGGTACGGTAGAGAATGGGCCTCAAGAAGAACCAAGGCATCGGAGTGAACTGAAGAGGTCCGGCCCTCGTAGCGACGACGGGCAGCTACCACACAAACGTCCCAGAACTGTGGAGCGCCAGGAGAGGAGCGAGAGTGAGCAGGTACAAGACCTCGCCAACGTGCTGGGTGTGTTGGAGGAAGACTTTGCAGAAAAGGAGCGGCTATCTGACGACCAGACATGGTGTACGCCTGTGAGCCACGAGAGAAAGGCGAAGACGGTCGAGGAGTTCTACAAAGCGTTCCACGACATGAGAACGCTGCCGGTCCTCACCTGTATGTTCTGTTATCGTAAGCATAGCAGAGCTGAGTTGCAGTATGTTGACTGGGACTGGTGGGTGGCAAATGCCATCGAAAAGCGCGACGGCTCACCTTTCAAGTGCGTTCAGTGCTTCCCTGTAGGACAGAAGATTCTCGGGTGCGCAGACTGCGTGGGATACCTGGGGAGAGTTGCGTTATCGGCAGCAGCGCGGCTGCACGCGCAGTTGGGATGCGAGCACATGTTTCCTGACGAGCTGAAGGATCTCACGCTggtcgaggagaagctgaTTGCGCTGAACTCGTGCTACGGCTTTATCACCAAGCACAGCGTCTCAGATGGACACAGACAAGGCGCGACCTACCCGAGACATGTGAAGGGACATATCACGGTATTCCCAAACAACGTGCAGGAGCTAGCAACGAATGTCCTCCCACATCCGCTCTTGAAGGTCATGGATGATGTCCATATATCATGGCAGGGGCAGGAGAAACCAGCGCCGAGTGACCTGTCAACGTTACTATCGGTGCGACGTAACGCCGTCGAGAAGGCATTGCTGTGGCTCAAAAGGCACAATCCGTTGTATGCCGACATCGAAATTGACGAGGCGGAATTGGATAGTTGGGATGCGCCGTCACACGGAGTGCCTTCCCAAGTTTTTGATCGACTGGAACGGAATGAGCCTTCGGCAAGGGAGAAGATGCAGACGGCGCACATTGTCCCACCCACAGAGCGCGATATCGACGATCATGAACCGGTAGATATCCAAGAGATCATGGCATCGTTAGCCGAGGGCCTAAGCACATCAGGAGAACCAGAAGTTGATGGCTTCGCCTctggtgaggatggtgacgATTGGGTCGGTAATAACAGAGATCGAGTGGACGAAACCGAATCATCCGGCATGTTCAACTTGGACGGGCGCCCAGACATCCCAGATGCGGAGAAGCTACGGTATCTCGTCAAGTCCATGGGTGAGGTGGGGCCCGGGGAGCATACACACGGAAGTACCTGGAAAGGGTCAGCCAAGGTGAGGCACGGGGGCGCCGTCGAGCCTTACATCGTAGTTTCCCGTGGTGAAGTCTTTGCAGATTCCTTTGACACCAGGTTTCTAGCCAAAACATTTCCCAGCTTGTTCCCGCTGGGAAAAGGCGGTCCCCGGCAGGCCGAAGAGCACTCCAAGGATGCGACAGGGCAAGTACATCCTATTTTCGAGCTGGAAACCGCTGCGCAACACCTCGTATCGTCCCGGAACATGAGCTTGGAGGCTTGGGTGAAAATGGTGATCCAGCGACACGGCGGCCGCTTTGCAACGCATCCTGTCTTTCCCTTTCTCGTTTTCAATATAGGGGTGCGGTCTAGAAACCGCCGCGTGAGCATGGCAAGCATGCGGAGGAGTGATTTCCCGGACGTAGAACGTACCATCCAAGACTTGACCGCGTCAAGGCTTGAGAAGGCGAGGGGAGAGCTAGAAGCTTGCGGTAAGACTGCCGATCCAGACGTCAACCGGCTGCTGAGGAACCTGTCACTTTACGGCTACCGTCAGCCGATGTCAAGGGAGAGCCGGCTGACGATGCGGCGGAAGATCAAGTCCCTCATAATTCGGTACGGCATCCCCGCCATCTGGTTCACGCTCAACCCAAACGATATCACGAACCCGATAAAGCTCAAGCTGGCTGCATACCGTACCCGCGAGACAGGCGGAGCCGAGGAATATCTAAAAAGTCTTGATCAGGCGTACAAGAGGGCTCGACTCGCGATATCGGATCCCCTCAGCTCGGCAATCTTCTTCCAGTACTACGTGATGGTTGGGAAGGATTCGGTATTCGGGCGGGTCAGCCAGTACTATGGGGCAGTAGAGACCAATGAAAGGGGCGCGCTCCACCTCCACGGCCTCCTCTGGCTGCAGGGTAATATGTATCTGAGTTCCCTTCTCAGCGACGTTCAAGGAGAGGAGCAAGCGGCATATCGGCAGCGAGTGACCGAGTATGTTGACAGTGTCTTTACGGAG GATCTCGATGAGGAGTCTTTCGCGAGAGT ACGGGCTATTGCGGCTTCGACGCAGCCACAGCCTGGTGAACCGATGGAACAAGGTAATGACAGTGGGGCTGCGACACAACCACGATATATCCTTCATTGTGACAAAAT AATCTTCACGGAACGGGCGTTGTCGCAGGTCGAGGTGTTGGCCCATTTTCAGGGATACGAGACAGAACTTACAAACAGCACCGCCTGGACGTTTCTGAACGTCTGCACTCTCTACTGGCACATCTTCCGGCGATGGCCCCTCCTGCGCCGTGCGGCCGGCGAGGGCGAGCTGGACGAGTCGATCGGGGAGACGGTGCTGCTGGGAAAAGCCAGACAGAGGATCTCGCTGTTGCAAGCTTACCCGTACCGCGGTCAGCGACTGGAAGGGTTAGCTTTTTACGACTATATGTCGGTCGTCAAATTGAAGCGGAAGGGGGGATGCGTCCGCTCGGGTGAAGTGGAACTAGACAGGGCCTGGCCGTTGTCGGCATCGTGGATCCAGATACTGCGGCATCCAAACCAGCTTGCGGCGGTCTGCTTAGATGGCTATTTAGGCATGGATTTTACGGAGGAGGATGATTCCTACTACAGGAG AGCGCTGACAATTGTCATGACCGGTTTTAGAGCAGCGGTACAACACCTTGGCCTCTTCATTCCTTGGCATGCTTTCCTGTGCGAGTCATCTGGCGAGATAAACAGGATTTGGGAGACACAGAAGACATGCCTCTCCAAGCGCATGACGTGGCTAGCGGACAACATCCAGTTGCTGCGGCGATCGGCCGAGGACGTGGCGCGGGATGCCAGGCAGTGGGCGGCATTGTCCGGCGAAGGAGATCCCACTGCCGACGCAGTCGGATCAGGCAGTACGGAAGGGCACGACGCACAGGGCGTAGAGCACCGGCCTGGTGGTGTCGGTTTGGCGACCCGCCTGATAGACGTGCTAAGGAATGCGATGACGAGAAAAGAGATCACAGCCGGCTCAAAAGAGATCTCTTGTATGGTTGAGCAAATGTACCGCTTCCAAGCGACTGCCCTCAACTCCACCGACGACCTTCGCGCTACGGTCATCCCTGATCATGGTGCGCACATCCTAGGAGGTTCAATCTCGTGGGCAGAGATCCCCCGGCAGGAGCAGCTGAGATCCATCAAGTCGCAGCAAAACGGTCTCTCCCGCGAACGGGAGAAGATGATCCAGGGACTGCAGAATCAGTTGGGCGGCACAGCAGCCGCTGACGGAGTCGCGGCGCACAGCGGATCCGACAGGCCTGGCCAGCAAGACGATCCTACCACGCATGCCGATCAAAGGGGCCCATCGACGGGCGTTATGTTCGGCTCATCCACATCCTTTTGCGAGACCGGAAGGCAAGTGGCCGAGTCCTTCACACTCAACCAAAGACAAAGCATAGCGTTGCAGTTGATATGTCGCCAACTTGACCGAATGCGGCGCGACGACAACGAACCCCCCCAACTCTGCCAATTCATTGGAGGCGAGGGAGGCACCGGCAAGTCTCGCGTTATCGCTGCCATCGCGGAATTGTTCGTTCGTACGGGGCAATCCCATCGCCTGCTATTGACGGCGACGTCCGGCACAGCGGCCGCGAACATCAATGAAATCACCATCCATTCCGCTTGCAGATTCTCTAAAGACACAGTCGCGAGAGTAGGCCGCGCCGGTGACCCAGACGGCTTCGCATCGTCTGGCTCGGCAGCTCTCCGCATCGACGGGCAGACCAAGATGGACTGGCAGGAGAAACAGGTCTTGGTCATAGACGAAGTCAGCATGCTGGGCGCTCGGACGCTGCACGGCGCCAACGAACAGCTCTGCAGATTGAGAGAGTCTGCTCGAGACTTCGGTGGGATTCCGATAGTCATCTTTTGCGGAGACTTCCATCAGTTCCGTCCCGTGCAGGAGCGATCGATCCTCCTCCCCAGCGCCTCCACTACCTGGGAAGGAGATAATGGCTTCGGCATAGAACAGAGGCGGCAGCATGACACGGCTCACGCCCTGTGGAGGAAGTTCACCACAGTGGTGCTTCTAGATGAGCAAGTCCGTGCCGCGCAAGATCCGCGACTACGTGGGCTCCTGACACGCATTCGGAAAGGGGTACAAGACCAGTCGGACGTAGAGTACCTAAACAGCCACTGTTATCAAGAAGGCAGACGGATCCCGTGGGAGTCAGGCATCACAGTGGTGACACCGCTCAATAGAAACCGCTGGAACCTGAACATCGAAGCAACGCTTGCCTTTCGCAAGCAATGGCAGCGGCAGGTTCGGATATTCGTCTCCGAGCATAGATGGAAGGGCAATGAGCCGACGgaggaagaagccatcatgaTGTTGGGTCAGGGCGACGACAGCACCATCCCCGTGCCGGCCGTCTTCATGTTCGTCCCGGGCATGCCCGTCGTCGTCAACCATAACACGCACCAGggcctcaagctcgtcaacgGGGCCAGCTATACGGCTTTGGAAGTCATCGTCGACAAGACATTTCCCGGATACCGGGTCTCGGCCAATACGATACTCCACTTTGGGCCCCCGGCGGGGATCCTGCTCACGGCGGAAACGACTAGGGACTTCCACTTCGTCGGCATGCCGCCCGGGACAATACTGCTGACGCCGATGAGCATAAAGATAGAATGCCAGCGGAAACGTCCATGGCAGCGGCATGACGTCACCCGGAAAGGCCTGCCGTGCACTCCAGCGTTTGCATGCACCGACTACAAAGTCCAAGGGAGAACGCTGAGGCGGGTGGCGTTGGAACTGCGCGGAACCAGGACGACGAATATCGATGGTAAGATGGTGCCAAGCCAGTGCGACCCATACAGTCTATACGTGCAGCTGTCGCGCTGCCCGTCGCTCGACGGCGTCATGCTAGTATCGAAGGCACGTGAGACGGACCTCGTCGGGAATAAAATCCCTGCTGACATGGCAGCTGCGGAGGCTCGGCTCGAACTGCTAAGCCGGGTGACTGTAGAGAAAGCCCAGAGCTGGCTGGATGGGTAG
- a CDS encoding heterokaryon incompatibility protein-domain-containing protein produces the protein MYKDHPLLASDSLRLITLHPSGSEAAIEASVKTVDLSLKPTFFALSYTWGNPVHERHPYYREYDAVKYHISCDGEIVIVQQNLYEALWQLREEQIYSPLWIDAICINQNDDKERNHQLSLMPRIYCDASWVIIWLGRDDASTCDAVQYLDSFQHDLVMGSMVNHQDLAKLLRSIPSRQKQALNLLFRRRWFTRVWTLQEVLLPTRTRCLCGPYQLDIEAACLLAALSLRVISSDRATAGLFEDLDELLISQLGSASCVIAWHGTTGPAGGFGSRALLRYPEIDYKMEIPRTVKWLVALELFVHEARHRNCSKLEDKILAPLAFALHEQFAPETSDYIPLRRSVQRIIDCQIPVTELYLKFTRFMIDSMANLDILSRAHRDFPLNDATEELDLPSWVPRFHEAGRTSLIDDILFSQYNAAAHLGPYEAIKPSAEISELSVRAIFFARIVQISNYSAPANSPTEWLTYVHKSERFKQEVASSNCGDLAHAVTRALGDRLNELIKRNAEAQKRRDEYLRSISSVVGLIQAKTPVSRRNIRKLFRFDIRGQRLIGVAPVASQESDHLCILQGAKVPFVIRETLVAGRYMLVGEVFAENFMHGELRCLNFSDKVIILV, from the exons ATGTACAAAGATCATCCACTGCTAGCTTCGGACTCTCTCCGACTCATCACTCTCCACCCTAGTGGAAGCGAAGCCGCTATCGAGGCAAGTGTGAAGACTGTTGATCTTTCACTGAAGCCAACATTTTTCGCTCTTTCATACACATGGGGGAACCCAGTTCATGAGCGACATCCTTACTACCGAGAGTACGATGCTGTCAAATACCACATTTCATGTGATGGAGAAATTGTCATCGTTCAACAGAATCTCTACGAAGCCCTGTGGCAGCTACGTGAGGAGCAGATATATTCGCCCCTCTGGATTGATGCTATCTGCATCAATCAAAATGATGACAAAGAACGAAATCATCAGCTTTCACTAATGCCGCGCATATATTGCGACGCCTCGTGGGTCATTATCTGGCTTGGAAGGGACGATGCGAGTACTTGCGACGCTGTCCAGTATCTGGATAGTTTTCAGCATGATCTCGTAATGGGATCTATGGTGAACCACCAGGATCTCGCCAAGTTACTCCGTTCCATTCCCAGTCGGCAGAAACAAGCTCTAAATCTCCTGTTCCGAAGGAGATGGTTCACTAGAGTCTGGACTCTGCAAGAAGTTCTGTTGCCAACGAGAACAAGATGTCTCTGTGGACCTTACCAACTCGATATAGAAGCCGCTTGTTTGCTCGCCGCTCTCTCTCTCAGAGTCATTTCCAGCGACCGAGCAACGGCAGGCCTATTTGAAGAcctcgatgagcttcttATCAGCCAGCTAGGAAGTGCGTCGTGTGTTATTGCTTGGCATGGTACGACCGGACCTGCAGGAGGCTTTGGCTCTAGAGCTCTTCTCAGGTACCCGGAGATTGATTATAAGATGGAAATCCCACGAACTGTCAAATGGCTGGTAGCCCTTGAGCTTTTCGTGCACGAAGCACGGCATCGAAATTGCAGCAAACTTGAGGACAAAATCCTCGCTCCCCTGGCTTTCGCTCTACATGAGCAATTCGCCCCAGAGACTTCGGACTATATACCGTTGAGGAGAAGTGTCCAAAGGATCATTGACTGTCAAATTCCAGTTACGGAACTGTATCTCAAGTTTACACGGTTCATGATTGATTCAATGGCGAATCTCGACATTCTATCTCGGGCTCATAGAGATTTTCCGCTCAACGACGCCACTGAGGAATTAGACTTGCCATCTTGGGTGCCGCGTTTCCATGAGGCCGGGAGGACGTCACTCATAGATGATATTCTCTTCAGCCAATATAATGCTGCGGCCCACCTTGGGCCATATGAGGCAATTAAGC CATCAGCCGAGATATCGGAGTTATCAGTGCGAGCCATTTTTTTTGCCCGAATTGTCCAGATATCGAACTATTCTGCGCCTGCTAATTCGCCAACTGAGTGGCTTACCTATGTGCACAAATCCGAGCGATTTAAGCAGGAGGTTGCCTCTAGCAATTGCGGTGATCTTGCACACGCGGTTACCCGGGCCCTCGGAGATCGACTGAACGAGCTCATAAAACGTAACGCAGAAGCGCAGAAGCGGAGAGACGAGTACCTGAGATCTATCAGCAGCGTCGTTGGCTTAATCCAAGCGAAGACTCCG GTCTCGCGTAGAAACATACGGAAGCTGTTTCGATTCGACATACGTGGCCAGCGCTTAATCGGTGTTGCTCCTGTTGCTTCCCAGGAATCGGACCATCTCTGTATTCTGCAAGGGGCGAAGGTTCCATTCGTTATTCGTGAGACCCTGGTGGCAGGTAGATACATGTTAGTCGGAGAAGTATTCGCGGAGAATTTCATGCATGGAGAACTGAGATGCCTCAACTTCTCTGACAAGGTAATTATTCTTGTGTAA